The genomic stretch TCGCTCGAAGAGAATCTTCCCGAGGTACAGCAACCCGGTTAGTTAGTGACGCCACTATTCAGACATGATGAGCGTTATTCATAAAGTCTGATCTGCGCGTGTCGCTCGAAAGGCATCAGCCCCTCGTGCGAGAGAATAAAAGTTATCACACTTCACTGCGGCTTATGCAAAATCCGGTTGATCGAGGTGAAATCGTGCGTGTCTGTCACGGGTAACACCGGCTGATCCGCTTCGATTGAAGGGCAACTTCCAACAGACGCTCTTCACGAAGGAACCAGCCGGTGCACATGCAGACTACTACGGGAATGACGGCCGAGCACTACGCGATCCTCGTCGAACGGATGGAGAACGAATTTCTGTGGCAGCGGCGGCGAGGACGGCCACGCAGACTCTCGCTCGCTGGGGCATTGCAGGTCACTCTTCTTTACTATCGCCACAACGTCACCGAGCAGTTAATAGCCGATCTCGTCGGCGTCGATCAGTCGACCGTTTCGCGAACGATCGCGTTGGTTGAAGCGATGCTTAACGTCGTGACGGACGACGAACAGCCGGACGTCGAGGTGGCGCTCGGTGAGACGACGGCCGTCATCGACGGTATTCTCCTGCCGTGCTGGTCCTGGTCGGACGCGCCAGAACTGTACTCCGGGAAACACACGACCACGGGGCACAACTGTCAGGTCCTGGCCGATCTCTCCGGTCGGTTGATCCACATCTCGGATCCCATTCCCGGCAAGCACCACGATACTCACGCATTCCGAGAAACCCGCTTAGCCAACACCCTCATCCTCTCCAACACGCTGGCCGACAAAGGCTACGAAGGCACCGGAATGGTCATACCAATAAAGAAGAGGCCAAGCGAAGAACATCTGCCAAATTACGCCAAACACCACAATCGCTTCGTGAACACCCACCGATACGTGATCGAGAGAACAATAGCCAACATTGAGACCTGGCGGATATTCCACACCGACTACAGGCGACCACTGCGCACCTTCCGAGACGCCTTCAACGCCGTCCGCGGGCTCATCTTCTTCACGCAACAAAAAACCAATTTTACATAAGCCTCAATGAGCGTTATTCATAAGGTTGTTTACCAGCCGAGTCGGTAGAGTTCGAGTTTTGTGATGGTGCGGATGATGGCGGGGAGTTCGCTGAGGCGTCCGCGGTAGCCGGTGGCGATGATTGTCCAGTTCTTGAGGTGGGCGATGCACCTTTCGACCGCGGATCGGGTTCTGGAGATTTCCCGGTTCGATTTCTTGGTGTTGTCGTCGAGGGTGCTGTCGCGGGATCGTGTGCGGGGAGTGGTAGCGGCCGTCCAGGTCTGCGGCGATCTGCACGTTCAGGCCTTGTCGGTGTCGCTTCCCGGAGTAGTTCGACCGGCCCGCTTCCGCGCGGTTCCGGGTCGGAACATCCGTCCCATCGACCAGGACGACACGGCCTTGGACGGCTTCTTCCAGGGAGATCCCGGAGAAGCAGCAGGCTTGTTCGATCAACGGAACGATGCGGCGATAAATCCGAGAGACGGTGGCCTGCGAGACGCCGTGCAGGTCCGCGACCGCGGCTTGGTTAAGGTTCTGCCGCAACAGCAGCAGAGTCACGATGACCTGCTTGCGCAGGTTCAACACGGCCGGGTGTCCCGGTAACGAGGAACGCCCGGACAGGATCTGGAATATCCGAGCCACCAACTCCGTCACCTGCCCAGAACTCAAACCTGTAGTAGAGTCATAGCGCATCGACTTCTCGCTTCAAGAATGGTGTGTTTGGTAGCTTCCATTCTCTCGCGCGAGAAGTCGATGTCTTTACAGCGACACGCGCGAATTAGACCTTATGAATAACGCTCTCACTAGCCGCGACTCACGAGCCTCTCGCGCTCCGGTGTCCGTATTGTCAGCACCAGCAGATCCTCGGCACCTGCACATCCTCGCGGCACCTCAGCCACCGGCCCGGCGGCTTCAGCAGAACGAGCCGGGCGCCCGCCTCCTAGACCGCCGTCGTCACCAGATTCACCAGCCGCGGCGCCCGCACGATCGCCTTCACGACCTCGCGGCCGACGAGAGCCCGCGCGACCGCGGCAGTCGCCCGCGCGCGCTCCTCGAGCTCGTCGGACGAGATCTTCGGCGACACCTCAAGGCGGTCGCGCACCTTGCCGTCGACCTGCAGGATCGCGGTGACCTTCTCCTCGACCAGCAGCGTCGGGTCGGCCTTGCGCCACAGCGCGTGCGCGACAGAACCCTCATACCCGAGTCGGTGCCACATGTCCTCGGCGGTGTACGGCGCGAACAGGTTGAGCGCCATCGCGACGACCTCGGTGGCCTCACGGACCGCGGGATCGCCGGCTCCCGCGCCCGAATCGAGAGCCTTGCGAGTCGCGTTGACCAACTCCATCAGGCGCGCGACCACGACGTTGAACTTGAACGCCTCGATCAGCGATGGCGACTCCGCGAGGAAGCGATGGGTCTGGCGGCGCAAAGCCGCGTCGCCGCCGCGCCACTCCACGTCCGGCTTGGAGGTCACGTCCTTCGCCAGCCGCCAGGCGCGGGCGAGGAACTTGCCGCTGCCGCCCGGCGAGACATCGGCCCAGTCGATGTCGTCCTCCGGCGGGCCGGCGAAGGCCATCGTCAGGCGCACGGCGTCGACGCCGAACTCGTCCAGCTGGTCCGAGAGCCGGACGATGTTGCCCTTCGACTTCGACATCGCGGCACCGTCCATCTGCACCATGCCCTGGTTCAGCAGCGCGGTGAACGGCTCGGTGAACGAGACGTAGCCCAGGTCGAACAGCACCTTGGTGATGAAGCGGGCGTAGAGCAGGTGCAGGATCGCGTGCGTCACGCCTCCGACGTACTGATCGACCGGCGCCCACTTCTCGGCCAGCTTCGGGTCGAACGCCTGCGTGTCGTCCTGGGGCGAGAGGAAGCGGAGGAAGTACCACGACGAGTCGACGAAGGTGTCCATCGTGTCGGGGTCGCGGCGCGCGGGCGAGCCGTCGACCGGGTGCGGCACGCTCACCCAGTCCTCCGCCGCTCCAAGCGGTGACGAGCCCTTGGGCTGCAGGTCGAGGCCCTCGGTGGAGGGCAGGACGACGGGCAGCTGGTCCTCGGGGACCGGCACCAGCTCGCCGTCGGCCCCGTGAATGATCGGGATGGGTGTACCCCAGTAGCGCTGACGCGAGATGAGCCAGTCGCGCAGGCGGTAGTTCTTCGCGGAGCGGCCGCGGCCGCGCTCCTCCAGCAGCCGGATCACGCGCTCGATAGCGGTCCTCTTGGAGAGGCCGTCGAGCGGGCCGGAGTTGATCAGGCGGCCGTCGCCGGTCAGCGCCTCGCCGGTCGCGACCGGGTCGAGCGAGTACTCCTTCTCGAGCGCGGCCAGCTCCTCCGGGTCCTTCGGGATGACCGGGATCGCGCCGGTGACGGAGGCGGTCGTGTCCACCACGACGCGCACCGGCAAGTCGAAGGCACGGGCGAAGTCGAGGTCGCGCTGGTCGTGCGCGGGCACGGCCATGACCGCACCGTGGCCGTAGTCGGAGAGGACGTAGTCGGCCGCCCAGATCGGCAGGCGCTCGCCGTTCACGGGGTTCACCGCGTAGCGGCCGAGGAAGACGCCGGTCTTGGGGCGGTCGGCGGTCAGGCGCTCGATCTCGCTCGACTTCTGCACCGTCTCGAGGTACGCATGGAAGGCGTCGCGGATCTCGGGCTCCGAACTCTCGACCAGCTCGGAGGCGAGGTCGGAGTCGGGGGCGACCACCATGAAGGTCGCGCCGTAGAGCGTGTCGGGGCGGGTGGTGAAGACGGTGACGCGCTCGTCACGGCCCTCGATCTCGAACTCGACGTCGGCGCCGATCGAGCGGCCGATCCAGTTGCGCTGCATGGCGATGACCTTCGACGGCCAGGAACCCTCGAGCTGGTTCAAGTCGTCGAGCAGGCGATCGGCATAGTCCGTGATCTTAAAATACCACTGCGTGAGCTTCTTCTTGACCACCACCGCGCCGGAACGTTCGGAGGTGCCGTCCGCGAGCACCTGCTCGTTCGCGAGGACGGTCTGATCCACCGGGTCCCAGTTGACCCAGCTGTCCTTGCGGTAGGCGAGACCCTTCTCGTACATCTTCAGGAACAGCCACTGGTTCCACTTGTAGTACTCGGGGTCGGAGGTGTGCAGCACGCGGTCCCAGTCGAAGGACGCGGCATAGCGCTTCATCGAGCGCTTCTGCTGCTCGATGTTGTCGTAGGTCCAGGTAACGGGATTCAGCCCGCGCTTGATCGCCGCATTCTCGGCGGGCAGGCCGAAGCTGTCCCAGCCGATCGGATGCAGCACGTTGAAGCCCTGCTGGCGCCAGTAGCGCGCGATGACATCCCCCAGCGCATACGCCTCGGCATGGCCCATGTGCAAGTCGCCCGAGGGGTAGGGGAACATGTCGAGCACGTACTTGCGGGGGCGCTTGTCGTCGGGGTCGTCCGTCGCGAACGGGCGCGTCTCCTCCCAGATCGGGAGCCACTTTTCCTGGAGCGCTCGGAAGTCGTAACGCTCCTCGACGCCGGCGCCGGTCTGTTGCGAGGTGTCTTCTGCCACAGGTATTTCTCACTTCTGAAGGAGGGGGAGAACGCGCACACGTCGGCGGCTGCGTTCGACCATCAACCCTACTGGCCCAGCACAGACGGTCGACGAACGAGGCGCTCGCTCACTCCTCGGAGACGCCCAGCACGGCGAGAAGCGCCCGCGCCTTCAGCCGCGTCTCCTCGACCTCCTCCGCCGGCACCGAGAGCGCGGTGATGCCGCCGCCCGTGCCCAGCCGTGCCCGCTCGGCGTCGAGCACGAGCGTGCGGATGGTCATCGCGAGATCCAGCGAGCCGTCCGAGCCCAGGCGGCCGAAGGCGCCGGCGTAGATCCCGCGCGGCCCGCCCTCCCACTCGCGCAGCAGCTCGACGGCGCGGCGCTTGGGCGCTCCCGTCATCGAGCCGGCCGGGAACAGGGCCGCGATCAGCGCGGCGATCCCGACTCCGGGCGCCCGACGGGCCGAGACCTCGCTGACCAGCTGGTGGACGTGCGGGTAGCTCTCCACCTCGAGCAGCCGGTCGACGACCACCGAGCCGGCAGCCGCGATCCGCGAGAGGTCATTGCGGACGAGGTCCACGATCATCACGTTCTCGGCGCGCTCCTTCACGCTCGCGACGAGCTCGTCCCGCAACGCGCGGTCCTCCTCGGCGTCCCTCCCTCGGGGCCGGGTTCCCTTGATCGGATGCGTCGCGACGCGTCCGTCCGCGGTGCCGGTGAGGAAGCGCTCGGGCGACGCGCTGACGAGGGCGAGTGGGCCGAGCCGGATCAGCCCGCCGTGGTGGCTCGGGCTGGAGCGGCGGAGCCGACGGTAGGCCTCAACCGGGTCGAAGCGGCCCTCGACGACGATCTCGTCGGTGAGGCACACCTGATAGGCGTGGCCGGAGCGGATGGCGGCTTGGCAGCGGGCGATCAGCGCGGTGTACTCGTCGGCGCGGTGGCGGCGGATCGGCTCCCCGGCAGCCTCGGCAGCGGCGGGATCCGCGGGGGCAGCGGCACCGGCGAGCGAGCGGACCCGGTCGGCGAGCTCCTGCGCAGCACCCGTGGCGACCAGCCGCAGGGTCCGCTTCGCGTGGTCGAACTCCAGGACCGGGTCGCCGCGCAGCAGGGCGAGTGCGGGCGGAGCATCGGCACCGGCGGGCAGGGGCGGCAGTGCGACGGAGGCAGCGCCGGCCTCATAGGAGATCCAGCCGTAGCGTCCGAGCGCCCGATCGCCGCCGGGGCCCCGCAAGCCTGCGCACGTCTCATCGTCGACCGTGGCGAGCGCCGCCGCCACCTCGCCGCCGGCGTCGACCACGAGCACGTCCTCCGCGGCGCAGGAGCCGAGGTACGAGCGGCCGGTCACGGCTCCCGGGCCGGAGTCGAGCCAGAAGGATGCTTCGGCGGCGGCGAACAGGGCGACGTACGCGAGTTCCGGGTCGACCCAGGGCAGCTCGACCGAGCGGACGTGCCGATCCTCCGAGACCACTGGGCTAGCGTAGGCCGTCGTGGACGGCGAACGGGTGCAGGAGTGGAACGGGCGCGGGCTCGTCCCCGTGGCGCAACCGCCCGCGACTCCCCTGGCTGCCGCCGACTCCTGGCTAGCTGCCGCCGACTCCTGGCTCGTCGATGAGGGCCGGATGCGCGGGCTCGACCTGCACCGCGAGCGCTTCACCCACTCTGTCGCCTCGGCGGGCGGGCACCCCGACGTGGATCTGTTCTTCGACGCAGCGATCGCCGCCCTGCCCCGCGAGGGCCGTTCATTCCCCCGCGTCGAGCTCTCCGGCGGCGCCCTGCGGCTCCGACTACGGCCGGCGCCGTCACTTGGCCGCTCCGTGGTGCTGTGGACCAGCCCGGTGGATCCGCGGCGCACCCCCTCCTGGAAGGGACCGGACATCGCCCGTCTGGAGCTGCTGCGAGCGCGCGCTCGGGCGGCGGGGGCGGATGAACCCGTGCTGCTGGACGCGGACGGCGCGGTGGTCGACGGGGCGAGCACCGCGATCCTGTGGTGGCTCGGCGACGCCCTGGTCGTCCCTCCGGCGACGAGCACCCGAGTGCGTAGCGTGACGGCCCGCACGGTGTCGGTGCTCGCCGGGGCGCTCGGCGTCGACGTGATCCAGGCCCCCGCCGAGCCCGAGTCGCTGGAGGGCCGGGAAGTCTGGGTGGCGAACGCTGTGCACGGGCTCCGCCTGGCTACCCGGTGGGTGGACGGGCCGGCGCTCGCCGCGGAGCCGGGGCGCCTGGACGTGTGGCGGCGGCGACTCGACGCGCTGCGGCGGCCGCTGCCGAAGGGGTGAGGCTCGGAGCCGCAGGGTGCGATGTGCAGGGGCCGCCTCGCCTACACCGACCGATGTGCAGGGGATCCAGACGAGAGAGCGCTCTCCGCCGCAAGAATGGGCGGGGCGGGCACGGATCCCCTGCGAATCAGACGGGCGGGTGGGTGTGCGTCCTGCAGATCGGACACCGCGGGACGAGGTGGCGCCGCCGAGGCTATGTCCCCCAACTAGAGCCCTCCTTTCGGCGGCATTCGGGCGCGACGGCGTGCGAGCATCGAGCACCCCCACCCCTCCGACGCTGTTCTGCACCGTTGGGAGGCGGAGGGCGGGCGCCTGGCGCGCACGGCCGTCCTGGCCCGCGCGGGGCATCTGCAGAACGACGGCTGAGCCGGTCGGAGCGCCGCAGCGACAGGTCAGCCCGCGTTGTGAAGGTCGTCCTCGCCAGCCGTCCCATCTGCCACCCGAATCCGCCGGTCGAACACCAGCCCGGGTGCGACCCGGTGCGCAATCAGCACCACCGTCCGCCCCTCGGCCGCCCGCAGCAGGTCATCGAGCAGGGCGTCGGCGACGGGAGCATCCACTGACGCGGTCGGCTCGTCCAGGAGCAGCACCCCGAAGTCGGCCAGGAGGGCGCGGGCCAGCGCGATCCGCTGCGCCTGCCCGCCCGAGACGAGCGACCCGCGCTCGCCCACGCGGGCGTCGAGCCCGCCACGCGCGGCCAGCCATGAACCGAGCCCGACCCGCTCCAGCACCGCCTCGAGCACGGCGTCGTCGGCTTCGGGCCGCGCGAAGAGCAGGTTCTGCCGGATCGTGTCGTCGAAAAGGTACGGCTGCTGCTCCACCAACCCGACCACACGCCGCACCTCGGCCTGCGGCAGGGTGCGCGCCTCGACTCCGCCCAGCACATAGCTGCCGGAGTGGTCGAGCAAGCGCACCAGGGCGTGCGCGAGCGTGGTCTTGCCGGAGCCGCTGCCTCCGGTCACGAGGACACGGTCACCCGCCGACAGCTCCAACGAGACACCGCGCAGGGCGGGCTCGGCCGCGCCGGGCCAGCTCACCGCCAGATCGCGCAGCACGATATCGCTGCCCTGCGGCGTGGCGACGAGCGGATCCACGTCGGCGTCGGTTGCGAGCGTCGGCGATGCCGCTTCCGCGTCCAGATCAGCCACGCGCTGGGCGCTGGAGAGCGCCGCGCGGGCGGACTGGACGGCGAGCGGAGCCGCAGCGGCGACCTCGAAGACCGCGAGCGGCACGAGCGCGACGACACCGAGCGCGGGTCCGCCGAGATTGCCGAGAGCGGGGATCCCGAGCGCGAGGCCGGCCCAGACCGCTCCGCCGGAGCAGAGCGCGAGCACGGCCGCAGCCAACCCTGCGGAGCTCGCCCGCCGGAGCGCAGCCCGCGCGAGCGCCTCCTCCGCCCGCCCGACCGCCGCCAGCGCCTCGTCGGCCGCGTCGAACGCGATCAGCACGTCCAGCCGAGTGACGAGCAGGTTCAGGCGCTCGGCGAGTTCTCCCCGCAGCGGCGCCAGCTCGCGGTCGGCCTGGGCCGAGAGCCGGCCGGCGCCAGCCGCACCCACCACGAAGGCGACCAGGAGGAGCACCAGCAGGACAGCGCCCATCGCCGGCAGCAGCAGCCAGACCCCGACCACCGAGGCCGACGCGATCACCGCCGAGACGAGCAACGGCTGCACGACCCGCAGTGGCACGTCCTGCAGCGCATCGACGTCCGCGACCACTCGCGAGACGAGGTCGCCGCGCCGCACCCGCCCCAGCCCAGCCGGTGCGACCGGGATCAGGCGCTCGTACACGCCCGCCCGCAGCTCCCCGAGCGCACGGAACGCTGCGTCGTGGCCGGCCAGCCGCTCCAAGTACCGGAAGAAGGCCCGCGCGAGAGCGAATGCCCGCACCCCGACCACGGCCATCGAGAGGAACAGGATGGGCGGCTGCTCGGCCGCGCGCACGATCAGCCAGGAGGAGCAGACCAGCAACGCCACAGCGGAGGCGGAGGAGAGCAGACCGAAGCCGAGCCCTGGCAGGAAGCGCCTCGGCCCGGGCATCGCGGCGCGGAGGACGTCGGCGCGGTTCATCGCGCGACCACCTCCGCCGGCTCGAGGGCGATCACGGAGTCGGCCACGGCGATGGTCGCGGGCCGGTGGCTGGCGACGACGACGATCGTGCCCCGTGCTGCGAGGGACAGCAGCCCCGCGAGCAGGGCCCGCTCCGACTGCTCGTCAAGGGCGGCGGTCGGCTCGTCGAGGGCCAGCACGGCGCACTCGCGCTCGAGCAGCCGGTGCACCGCGCGGGCGACGGCGACCCGGGCGCTCTGCCCGCCCGAGAGGCCGGTGCCCTCGGCATCCAGGCGGCGCTCCGGAGCGACGTCGGCGGCGGCGATCGAGAGCGCACGCCGCACGCGCTCGGGGTCCGGGGCGAGCGTGCCGAGTTCGACGGCGGACGCGACGGTGCCCGGCACAAGATCGGCTCGCTGGCCCGCCCACGCGAGTGTCGAGCGCAGATCGGCGACCGGGATCCCACCGAGCAGCAGCGCGCCCGAGAAGGGCACGAACCCCGCGAGTGCGGCGAGCAGCGTCGACTTCCCCGATCCGCTCGGCCCGGTCACGACGGTGATCGAGCCGGCCGGCAGCACCGCGTCGACGGGAGCGAGCACCCGCCCGTGCCCGTCGTCGACCGCGAGCCCGCGCAGCTCCAGGGCTCTCGGTACCCCCAGCGCTCCCGGTACCTCCGGGGCGCCCTCGCGCGCGCGCAGCGCCGCCGCGCTCTCGATCACCGCGAACGCCCGGTCCGCCGCCTGCACCCCGTCCGCCGCCGCATGGAATTCGGCACCGACCTGGCGCACCGGCAGGAACACCTCCGGCGCGAGCACCAGCACGAACAGCCCCACCGCGAGCCCCAGCGAGCCGTCGACGAGCCGCAGTCCGATCGAGACGGCGACCAGCGCGACCGAGAGCGAGCCCGCCAGCTCCAGCACGAAGCCGCTGATGAAGCTCACCCGCAGCACAGACATCGTGTGACGCCGGTAGTCCTCAGTCAGCGCGCGGATCCGCGCCGCCTGCCGCTCTGCCCGCCCGAAGATCTTCAGGGTCGCCAGCCCGCCGACCGTGTCGACGAAACCGGAAGCCAGCGCCTGTAGCCGCTCCCACTGCCGTGCCTGCACGGCCTGGGTCGCCCAGCCGATCAGCACCATGAATACCGGGATCAGCGGCAGCGTCACCACCAGGAACACCGCACTCAGCGGGTCGGCGAGGAACACGACGAGGGTCAGCAGCGGAGTTGCCACCCCGGTGGCGATCAACTGCGGGAGGTAGCGGGCGAAGTAGCCGTCGAGGGCGTCCAGCCCGCCGCCGAGCAGCGCGACGGTGCCGCCGGATCCGCCCTCACGCCGGCCTGCAGGGCCGAGTTCGACCACCGCGGCGAGAACCGCCTGCCGCAGCTGCGCCTTGGCGCCCGCTCCGCCGCGCACCGCGTTCACCTCGCTCACCCAGGCGAGCGCCGCCCGGGCCACGACGACCGCGAGCAGCGCGGCCAGCAGTGGCGCAAGCTCCGACACCCGGCGACCATCGACCGCGCCGGCCACCAGCTGCGCAACGAGCCACGCGAACGCGACGATCGCGAGGGTGCGGGCCAACGCGAGCGCCCCGCCGAACAGCAGGAACACGCGGGCCGCGCGGGCGTAACGCAGCAGGCGGGGATCGAGCGGCTTCACGTCAGTGCTGCTTCAGGTCAGTGCGCGTCGGCCGGGATGTGCGCCCGGCTGATCCGCTTGCGAAAGATCCAGTAGGTCCAGGCCTGATAGCCGACGATAAGCGGTACGAACACCAGGGCGGTCCAACTCATGACCGTCAGCGTAGAGGGCGTGCTGGACGCGTTCCCGATCGTCAGCCCGAAAGAGGGGTCGTTCGAGGCGGGCATCACCGCGGGGAACAGCGTCGCGAAGAGGGCGAGCACCGTGAGCGCGATCGTGACGGCGAGCAGGGCGAAGGCGCGTCCCTCCCGGCCGCGGGCGATGGCGAGCCAGCCGCCGACGAGGGTCGCGGCCGCACCCGCCGAGAGCGCCCAGGAGGCCGTGCCGCCCTGTCCGAGGGTGGTCCAGACGAGGAAGACGGCGGCCACGACCACGGTGAGCAGCCCCGCGCGTGTCGCCAGCCGGCGGGCCCGCTGCCGGATCTCCCCCTCCGTCTTCAGCGCGACGAAGACGACTCCGTGGGTGAAGAACAGCAGGAGGGTGCTCGCCCCGCCCAGCAGCGCGTAGGGGTTCAGGAGGTCAACGACCGTGCCGATGTAGTTGTGGTCAGCGTCCATCGGCACGCCCTGCACGATGTTCGCAAAGGCGACGCCCCAGAGAAAGGCGGGCACCGCCGAACCGACGACGATCATCGCGTCGAAGCGCCGCTTCCACTGCGCCTCGGGGCGCTGGTGCCGATACTCGAACGAGACGCCGCGGGCGATCAGCGCCAGCAGGATGAGCAGCAGCGGCAGGTAGAACCCGCTGAAGAGCGTGGCGTACCACTCCGGGAACGCCGCGAACATCGCGGCGCCGGCGACGATCACCCAGGTCTCGTTGAGATCCCAGACCGGGCCGATCGTATTGATCAGCACCCGGCGATCGGTGTCGTCGCGACCGAGGAACGGAAGCGACATGCCGACGCCGAAGTCGAAGCCGTCGAGGACGAAGTACCCGATGAAGAAGAACGCGACGATCCAGAACCAGAGCACGGCGAGATCCATGAGGGGTGCCTCCTAGTAGACGGTGCCGACGAGCTGCGGGCGACCGCTCTCCTCGTCGACCTCGGGAGCGTCATCAGGGCCGGCCTGCGCGGCCCGCTTGATCAGGCGGAACTCGACCACGGCGAGCGTGCCGTAGATCGCGGTGAAGGCGAGCAGCGAGATCAGGACCTCAAGCCCGCTCACTCGGGGGGAGACACCGTCGGCGGTCTTCAGCAGCCCGAATACGAGCCACGGCTGGCGACCCATCTCGGTGAAGAGCCAACCCACGATCATCGCCATCAGCGGCAGCGGGGCGGCCCAGATCGCAACCTTCCACATCCACTGCTTCGGCTGAC from Rathayibacter rathayi encodes the following:
- the cydD gene encoding thiol reductant ABC exporter subunit CydD; this encodes MKPLDPRLLRYARAARVFLLFGGALALARTLAIVAFAWLVAQLVAGAVDGRRVSELAPLLAALLAVVVARAALAWVSEVNAVRGGAGAKAQLRQAVLAAVVELGPAGRREGGSGGTVALLGGGLDALDGYFARYLPQLIATGVATPLLTLVVFLADPLSAVFLVVTLPLIPVFMVLIGWATQAVQARQWERLQALASGFVDTVGGLATLKIFGRAERQAARIRALTEDYRRHTMSVLRVSFISGFVLELAGSLSVALVAVSIGLRLVDGSLGLAVGLFVLVLAPEVFLPVRQVGAEFHAAADGVQAADRAFAVIESAAALRAREGAPEVPGALGVPRALELRGLAVDDGHGRVLAPVDAVLPAGSITVVTGPSGSGKSTLLAALAGFVPFSGALLLGGIPVADLRSTLAWAGQRADLVPGTVASAVELGTLAPDPERVRRALSIAAADVAPERRLDAEGTGLSGGQSARVAVARAVHRLLERECAVLALDEPTAALDEQSERALLAGLLSLAARGTIVVVASHRPATIAVADSVIALEPAEVVAR
- the cydC gene encoding thiol reductant ABC exporter subunit CydC, which codes for MNRADVLRAAMPGPRRFLPGLGFGLLSSASAVALLVCSSWLIVRAAEQPPILFLSMAVVGVRAFALARAFFRYLERLAGHDAAFRALGELRAGVYERLIPVAPAGLGRVRRGDLVSRVVADVDALQDVPLRVVQPLLVSAVIASASVVGVWLLLPAMGAVLLVLLLVAFVVGAAGAGRLSAQADRELAPLRGELAERLNLLVTRLDVLIAFDAADEALAAVGRAEEALARAALRRASSAGLAAAVLALCSGGAVWAGLALGIPALGNLGGPALGVVALVPLAVFEVAAAAPLAVQSARAALSSAQRVADLDAEAASPTLATDADVDPLVATPQGSDIVLRDLAVSWPGAAEPALRGVSLELSAGDRVLVTGGSGSGKTTLAHALVRLLDHSGSYVLGGVEARTLPQAEVRRVVGLVEQQPYLFDDTIRQNLLFARPEADDAVLEAVLERVGLGSWLAARGGLDARVGERGSLVSGGQAQRIALARALLADFGVLLLDEPTASVDAPVADALLDDLLRAAEGRTVVLIAHRVAPGLVFDRRIRVADGTAGEDDLHNAG
- a CDS encoding transposase family protein; amino-acid sequence: MQTTTGMTAEHYAILVERMENEFLWQRRRGRPRRLSLAGALQVTLLYYRHNVTEQLIADLVGVDQSTVSRTIALVEAMLNVVTDDEQPDVEVALGETTAVIDGILLPCWSWSDAPELYSGKHTTTGHNCQVLADLSGRLIHISDPIPGKHHDTHAFRETRLANTLILSNTLADKGYEGTGMVIPIKKRPSEEHLPNYAKHHNRFVNTHRYVIERTIANIETWRIFHTDYRRPLRTFRDAFNAVRGLIFFTQQKTNFT
- the cydB gene encoding cytochrome d ubiquinol oxidase subunit II; the encoded protein is MDLAVLWFWIVAFFFIGYFVLDGFDFGVGMSLPFLGRDDTDRRVLINTIGPVWDLNETWVIVAGAAMFAAFPEWYATLFSGFYLPLLLILLALIARGVSFEYRHQRPEAQWKRRFDAMIVVGSAVPAFLWGVAFANIVQGVPMDADHNYIGTVVDLLNPYALLGGASTLLLFFTHGVVFVALKTEGEIRQRARRLATRAGLLTVVVAAVFLVWTTLGQGGTASWALSAGAAATLVGGWLAIARGREGRAFALLAVTIALTVLALFATLFPAVMPASNDPSFGLTIGNASSTPSTLTVMSWTALVFVPLIVGYQAWTYWIFRKRISRAHIPADAH
- a CDS encoding anthranilate synthase component I family protein translates to MVSEDRHVRSVELPWVDPELAYVALFAAAEASFWLDSGPGAVTGRSYLGSCAAEDVLVVDAGGEVAAALATVDDETCAGLRGPGGDRALGRYGWISYEAGAASVALPPLPAGADAPPALALLRGDPVLEFDHAKRTLRLVATGAAQELADRVRSLAGAAAPADPAAAEAAGEPIRRHRADEYTALIARCQAAIRSGHAYQVCLTDEIVVEGRFDPVEAYRRLRRSSPSHHGGLIRLGPLALVSASPERFLTGTADGRVATHPIKGTRPRGRDAEEDRALRDELVASVKERAENVMIVDLVRNDLSRIAAAGSVVVDRLLEVESYPHVHQLVSEVSARRAPGVGIAALIAALFPAGSMTGAPKRRAVELLREWEGGPRGIYAGAFGRLGSDGSLDLAMTIRTLVLDAERARLGTGGGITALSVPAEEVEETRLKARALLAVLGVSEE
- a CDS encoding aminotransferase class IV; translation: MDGERVQEWNGRGLVPVAQPPATPLAAADSWLAAADSWLVDEGRMRGLDLHRERFTHSVASAGGHPDVDLFFDAAIAALPREGRSFPRVELSGGALRLRLRPAPSLGRSVVLWTSPVDPRRTPSWKGPDIARLELLRARARAAGADEPVLLDADGAVVDGASTAILWWLGDALVVPPATSTRVRSVTARTVSVLAGALGVDVIQAPAEPESLEGREVWVANAVHGLRLATRWVDGPALAAEPGRLDVWRRRLDALRRPLPKG
- the leuS gene encoding leucine--tRNA ligase, encoding MAEDTSQQTGAGVEERYDFRALQEKWLPIWEETRPFATDDPDDKRPRKYVLDMFPYPSGDLHMGHAEAYALGDVIARYWRQQGFNVLHPIGWDSFGLPAENAAIKRGLNPVTWTYDNIEQQKRSMKRYAASFDWDRVLHTSDPEYYKWNQWLFLKMYEKGLAYRKDSWVNWDPVDQTVLANEQVLADGTSERSGAVVVKKKLTQWYFKITDYADRLLDDLNQLEGSWPSKVIAMQRNWIGRSIGADVEFEIEGRDERVTVFTTRPDTLYGATFMVVAPDSDLASELVESSEPEIRDAFHAYLETVQKSSEIERLTADRPKTGVFLGRYAVNPVNGERLPIWAADYVLSDYGHGAVMAVPAHDQRDLDFARAFDLPVRVVVDTTASVTGAIPVIPKDPEELAALEKEYSLDPVATGEALTGDGRLINSGPLDGLSKRTAIERVIRLLEERGRGRSAKNYRLRDWLISRQRYWGTPIPIIHGADGELVPVPEDQLPVVLPSTEGLDLQPKGSSPLGAAEDWVSVPHPVDGSPARRDPDTMDTFVDSSWYFLRFLSPQDDTQAFDPKLAEKWAPVDQYVGGVTHAILHLLYARFITKVLFDLGYVSFTEPFTALLNQGMVQMDGAAMSKSKGNIVRLSDQLDEFGVDAVRLTMAFAGPPEDDIDWADVSPGGSGKFLARAWRLAKDVTSKPDVEWRGGDAALRRQTHRFLAESPSLIEAFKFNVVVARLMELVNATRKALDSGAGAGDPAVREATEVVAMALNLFAPYTAEDMWHRLGYEGSVAHALWRKADPTLLVEEKVTAILQVDGKVRDRLEVSPKISSDELEERARATAAVARALVGREVVKAIVRAPRLVNLVTTAV